A part of Populus alba chromosome 8, ASM523922v2, whole genome shotgun sequence genomic DNA contains:
- the LOC118055736 gene encoding uncharacterized protein: MVSLETVQATSRSIDQPSSPRISFSAEFLDDKNFISISPSPQAEKDKETEREKARNAEFEFLSSKMSSQTMLTADELFYEGRLLPFRQMQHSEKLNKVSLKTKNAEEEEEVSKEEPRVWFVDDDPSPRPPKCTVLWKELLRLKKQRASSLSPSSSSSSTSSSSSSLADIATKEEGKRGSGNGEKHVKRIKKGLERTRSASMRIRPMINVPICTQMKSSALPPLFPLKKGRLER; encoded by the coding sequence ATGGTATCCCTAGAAACTGTTCAAGCAACATCTAGATCCATTGACCAACCTTCAAGCCCCCGTATTTCTTTCTCTGCTGAATTCCTTGATGACAAGAACTTCATTTCCATTAGTCCAAGCCCACAGGCTGAGAAAGATAAAGAAACGGAGCGAGAAAAGGCTAGAAATGCAGAATTTGAGTTCCTTTCGAGCAAAATGAGCAGCCAGACTATGCTAACAGCAGATGAGCTTTTCTACGAAGGGAGATTACTTCCCTTTCGGCAAATGCAGCATTCTGAGAAACTCAACAAAGTCAGCCTTAAGACTAAAAATGctgaggaggaagaggaggtgAGCAAGGAAGAGCCAAGGGTTTGGTTTGTTGATGATGACCCATCTCCAAGGCCACCAAAGTGCACTGTTCTGTGGAAAGAGCTGCTGCGGCTAAAGAAGCAGCGTGCTTCTTCTTTGTCACcgtcatcctcctcctcctcaacgTCATCTTCTTCTAGCTCCCTTGCAGACATTGCTACTAAAGAAGAAGGGAAGCGAGGCTCCGGGAACGGAGAGAAGCACGTGAAGCGGATAAAGAAAGGATTAGAGAGAACAAGATCAGCCAGTATGAGAATAAGGCCAATGATAAATGTACCAATTTGCACACAGATGAAGAGCAGTGCACTGCCACCTTTATTTCCCCTCAAGAAAGGAAGATTGGAAAGGTGA